Part of the Bdellovibrionales bacterium genome is shown below.
AGGTCAGCTTTCGAAAAACAATCAACTCTGCGCTCACCTCATCCCCCGGATTTCTCACAACATCCGAGTCGATATCCCCGTCCACAAATGATCGCCCCTTCTCAAGCACTCGCATTGCGATTACATCTGGTAGCTGCAGAAGGTAACCAAGAGAGGCTGTCACACTCCAGTTTGGACCCCACCACCACTGCCACAGACTGTCTAAGCCAAGATCAAGCTGTCCCTCGTTGGTCATGAAGGGGTCAATACTATAGGGATTCAAGGGGGGCGAGGTTGGAAGAACCAAAGCATGCCTCAAAACCCAAGATCTATTTGGGCTTTGATTCACCAAATAAGCCCCAAGAATTTCGACATCCCCGATGTGATAGCGAACGCCAGACGACAGACCCTCAAAAAGTTGTCGTCCCTCTTCTTCGTCCCCCGGGGCCGACGGCCCTATACCTGAAACAGATTGATATCGGCTGAGAACTCTCGATTGATTCTCTTCATTGCTCGTCCATTCCTTTTGTCGACTAACCAATCGGTTTTCAGCCACGATCGACAATCTGGCTCCCAGAGTCCATTGATCCGAGAGTCCAAATGCCCAGAAAGGACGAATCAATGTTCTTTCGGCCACTGAGTAAACTTTCTCCATAATTGCGATATCGTCTTCGAGTTTGCCTTTTTGGGCCTGTAAGGCCCGAAGCTGAACTCTCTCCGATTCTGGAGACTCTTGAATAAACTGTCGCCAAGTCAACTCCCGCAAAACCAGGTCATGACCATTAACTCTGATGCCACGATCATTGAATTCAGAGTTGAATTCAGTTCTGGTGCCTGAAATCGAAAAAGTCATATCACCGACGTCAAGAACCTTTGCTTGGCGGAAAGCGGAGGGAAAATCTATGCCCGCGGCAACACCCGCAGCGCAAATATGTATCACCAATAATATCAGCATCGGGGGCAGCCAAGAAATTCTCAAGCTTAACTTCTCTTTTGGTTCCGTTTAAATCCACAATGACTCTTTTGTGGCTAGCTGAGTATCACAAAACACTCAACTTAAAACAGCGGCCTCGACAGAATTTACAAAACTGCCCAATTGATAAACACAGCGGTCAATTGACACACCATTAGTTTACTAAAGCGTTAACGACAAAAAAAATGATGACTGTATATACAAACAATACAATTAAATTGCCCGAAAACATGACGCCTCCCCCGTGCCCATGTCCATCGAGCCAGATATGACCAATGATGTCAATGATTATCCTAAGAATCTCGACTATTTAGTAGGCATTCTCGTCGCTCACGATTTCTCCAACCAGATCGTAATCGTGAGAATCGGTAACCAAAACAGACACAATCTCTCCAACTGTTGCCTCACCGGCACTGATGTAGGTCAAGCCATCAATATCAGGGGCCTGCTGAGAATGACGACCTTGAAGTAAGAGTTCAGTTTCCTCACTAATTCCCTCTACCAAAACTCTGATCGTTTTTCCAATGTATGCCCGATGCCTGTTTTGGCTGATTTCTCTTTGCAACACCATGAGCTCATCCGCCCGACGCAATTTAGTTGCTTCGTCAATCTGGTCGCTCATTTCGCCTGCCTTCGTGTCTTCTTCTCGAGAATAAGGGAAGCACCCAACTCGATCAAACTTCTGACTTGCAACAAAGGCCTTTAGCTCCTGAAATTCGGCTTCAGTTTCACCTGGAAACCCAACAATAAATTGAGTTCTAATGACAGCATCTGGAATCTCTTGTCTGATCCTGTCCAAAGAATGTTCAATTTGCTCGCGTGTCATGCGCCGGTTCATTCGCTTTAAGACTTGGGAATTTATGTGCTGCAGTGGCATATCAAAGTACTTCACCAGATTTTTTCGCTCTTTGAAAAGCTGAAGTAGCTCGGTATTAATACCATCTGGGTACATATAAAGAACGCGAATCCAATCGGCTCCGGACTCATCCGAAAGGGCTCTTAAAAGGTTTGTCGAGTTAGTCACATCATCTGACGGGTTATTTTTTCGCAAATCCCAGCCATAATCAGTGAAATCATGGGAGATCACAATGAGCTCTCTGACTCCCCCTGCAACGAGCAACTTAGCCTCGCTGACCACTGCTTTGAGCGTCCTCGACTGGAGATTTCCGCGAATCAATGGAATGGCACAGAAAGAACATCGTTTTTTACATCCCTCCGAAATTTTTAAATAGGCTCGATGTCTGAGTTGAGAATTGGTCCTTGGTGAACTCTCTTCCTGGAGATAAGTTGGTAGATTAAAAAAAGTCTTTTGTTTTGATCCCAACTCCGAATTCTTTATGATTGTCGAAATATTTTGAAATTCCCCTGAACCAACAAATAAGTCCGCCTCGGGCAATCCCTTAACTAGCTCGCCTTTGTAGCGCTGTGTGAGGCAGCCCG
Proteins encoded:
- the rimO gene encoding 30S ribosomal protein S12 methylthiotransferase RimO — protein: METLNEKIQPKRVHFVSLGCPKNLVDTEIMLGTLKNDGFVVVENPEDAETIIVNTCGFIEEAKKESISKILELSELKKSGRLSRLVVAGCLTQRYKGELVKGLPEADLFVGSGEFQNISTIIKNSELGSKQKTFFNLPTYLQEESSPRTNSQLRHRAYLKISEGCKKRCSFCAIPLIRGNLQSRTLKAVVSEAKLLVAGGVRELIVISHDFTDYGWDLRKNNPSDDVTNSTNLLRALSDESGADWIRVLYMYPDGINTELLQLFKERKNLVKYFDMPLQHINSQVLKRMNRRMTREQIEHSLDRIRQEIPDAVIRTQFIVGFPGETEAEFQELKAFVASQKFDRVGCFPYSREEDTKAGEMSDQIDEATKLRRADELMVLQREISQNRHRAYIGKTIRVLVEGISEETELLLQGRHSQQAPDIDGLTYISAGEATVGEIVSVLVTDSHDYDLVGEIVSDENAY